The Pseudomonas azotoformans genome has a segment encoding these proteins:
- a CDS encoding IS3 family transposase (programmed frameshift), producing MTKQRRSFSAEFKREAADLVLKQNYSYIEASRSLGVGESALRRWVDQVQQESKGVTPQSKALTPEQQKIQELEARIARLEREKSIFKKGYRALDVGRSRAYALINQLSVHEPVDWLCKVFEVTRSCYYAQRLRRRTPDVERLRLRSRVSELFTQSRSAAGSRSILSLMRDDGEQLGRFKVRSLMRELDLVSKQPGSHAYKRATVERLDIPNTLNREFNVPAPNQVWCGDITYIWAQGKWHYLAVVLDLCARRVVGWALSEKPDADLVIKALDMAYEQRGRPQGLLFHSDQGSQYASRLFRQRLWRYRMRQSMSRRGNCWDNAPMERVFRSLKTEWVPTTGYRTAQEAQRDISQFLMDRYNWIRPHQFNGGLAPARAEEKLNVVSGIS from the exons ATGACCAAACAACGCCGTTCCTTTTCTGCTGAATTCAAACGCGAGGCTGCCGACCTCGTGCTCAAGCAAAACTACAGCTACATCGAAGCCAGCCGTTCACTCGGCGTCGGCGAGTCGGCACTACGCCGTTGGGTCGACCAGGTTCAACAAGAGAGCAAAGGCGTTACCCCGCAGAGCAAAGCGCTGACCCCGGAACAGCAGAAAATCCAGGAGTTAGAAGCCCGGATCGCCCGCCTGGAACGGGAAAAATCGATAT TTAAAAAAGGCTACCGCGCTCTTGATGTCGGAAGATCACGAGCGTACGCGCTGATCAATCAGTTGAGCGTCCATGAGCCGGTTGACTGGCTGTGCAAGGTGTTTGAAGTCACCCGTTCGTGCTACTACGCCCAGCGCCTTAGGCGCCGCACGCCTGATGTCGAACGGCTTCGGTTGCGCAGTCGGGTGAGCGAGTTATTCACGCAAAGTCGTAGTGCTGCGGGCAGCCGCAGCATCCTGTCGCTGATGCGTGACGACGGTGAGCAGCTCGGTCGATTCAAAGTGCGCAGCTTGATGCGCGAGCTTGATCTAGTCAGCAAACAACCCGGATCACATGCCTACAAAAGAGCGACGGTAGAACGACTCGATATCCCGAATACCTTGAACCGCGAGTTCAATGTTCCGGCACCCAACCAGGTGTGGTGCGGCGACATCACCTACATTTGGGCCCAGGGGAAATGGCACTATCTGGCGGTCGTGCTGGATCTTTGCGCGCGCCGGGTAGTGGGCTGGGCGTTGTCGGAAAAGCCGGACGCCGATCTGGTTATCAAGGCGCTGGATATGGCTTACGAACAACGAGGAAGGCCTCAGGGCCTGCTGTTTCACTCGGATCAAGGGTCGCAATATGCGAGTCGTTTATTTCGCCAGCGGCTGTGGCGCTATCGAATGCGCCAGAGCATGAGTCGCCGGGGAAATTGCTGGGACAATGCGCCAATGGAGCGCGTGTTCCGCAGTTTGAAAACGGAATGGGTACCGACCACGGGTTACAGAACGGCTCAAGAAGCCCAGCGCGATATCAGCCAATTCTTGATGGATCGGTACAACTGGATTCGACCCCATCAATTCAACGGTGGGCTGGCGCCAGCTCGGGCCGAAGAAAAACTTAACGTCGTGTCCGGGATTAGTTGA
- a CDS encoding Abi family protein → MAESQQSFSYGAPIARDLEALISSKRYSTYLKKAGHKDDFAFELYLYNARLAKAFLFPLHVTEVVVRNAIDEILCTQYTNQWHLDAAFRSMITPESLATLKKAIDRASKGSAPAQKDDVVSRLTFDFWSNLFRASYDRPLWQTNIKTLMPLNPSITRASLQTLMMSINNFRNRIAHHEPIFALDVSLMHKEILQVVGYRSATAENWIKCHSTVHKVMRSRPSSGLGAGPTLASLCDSDFSTLPITTKLSDLKAKQPQTKFIVCLDDKSGETVGILKAAELGEFMFSCADESGLIDLTEHSLGDVCAHTDAARAYAKVDGAEGAIALTHIFRGFVCYALVLEAGKLKGVISKPHRKY, encoded by the coding sequence ATGGCGGAGAGTCAACAGTCGTTCTCGTACGGAGCGCCTATCGCGAGGGATCTGGAGGCACTGATTTCGAGCAAACGGTACTCCACTTATCTCAAAAAAGCAGGTCACAAAGATGACTTTGCTTTCGAGCTCTATCTTTACAACGCCAGATTGGCCAAGGCATTCCTCTTTCCACTGCATGTGACTGAAGTTGTGGTGCGCAATGCAATCGACGAGATTCTGTGCACGCAGTACACGAACCAATGGCACCTGGATGCGGCTTTCCGGTCGATGATCACACCGGAAAGCTTAGCAACCTTGAAAAAGGCAATCGACCGGGCGTCGAAGGGTAGCGCTCCTGCGCAAAAGGATGATGTGGTGTCTCGGCTTACGTTTGACTTCTGGTCCAACCTATTCCGAGCATCCTATGACCGACCACTGTGGCAGACCAACATCAAGACATTGATGCCGCTCAACCCCTCAATCACTAGAGCTTCGCTTCAGACTCTGATGATGAGTATCAACAATTTCCGAAATCGCATAGCTCACCATGAACCGATTTTCGCGCTAGACGTCTCGTTGATGCACAAAGAAATCCTGCAAGTCGTGGGGTATCGATCAGCAACAGCCGAAAACTGGATCAAGTGTCACTCAACTGTGCATAAAGTTATGCGATCCAGACCGTCGTCAGGGCTAGGCGCTGGGCCAACGTTAGCGTCCCTCTGCGATAGTGACTTTTCGACCTTACCGATCACTACAAAATTGTCAGACCTAAAAGCTAAGCAACCGCAGACCAAGTTCATTGTTTGCTTGGATGACAAGTCTGGGGAGACGGTCGGCATACTCAAAGCTGCTGAGCTAGGTGAGTTTATGTTCTCTTGCGCAGACGAAAGCGGGCTGATCGATCTAACCGAGCACAGTTTGGGTGACGTATGCGCCCATACCGATGCTGCGCGCGCCTATGCAAAAGTCGACGGTGCCGAGGGCGCTATCGCCCTCACCCATATTTTTCGGGGCTTTGTCTGCTATGCCCTCGTGCTGGAAGCTGGGAAGCTCAAAGGCGTGATTTCAAAACCCCACCGGAAGTATTGA
- the ycaC gene encoding isochorismate family cysteine hydrolase YcaC, giving the protein MSTATYNRLNKDDAIVLLVDHQTGLISLVQDFSPNEFKNNVLALADLAKFFNLPTILTTSFEQGPNGPLVPELKEMFPDAPYIARPGQINAWDNEDFVKAIKATGRKQIIIAGVVTDVCVAFPTLSALAEGFEVFVVTDASGTFNTTVQQAAWSRMTQAGAQLMNWFSVACELHRDWRNDIEGLGNLLSQRIPNYRNLMNGYSALTARKD; this is encoded by the coding sequence ATGAGCACTGCAACCTACAACCGCCTCAACAAAGACGACGCCATTGTTCTGCTGGTCGACCACCAGACCGGCCTGATTTCCCTGGTGCAGGACTTCTCGCCCAACGAATTCAAGAACAACGTGCTGGCCCTGGCCGACCTGGCCAAGTTCTTCAACCTACCGACCATCCTCACCACCAGCTTCGAGCAAGGCCCGAACGGCCCGCTGGTGCCAGAATTGAAAGAGATGTTCCCGGACGCGCCGTACATCGCCCGCCCAGGCCAGATCAACGCATGGGACAACGAAGACTTCGTCAAGGCGATCAAGGCCACCGGCCGTAAGCAGATCATCATTGCCGGCGTGGTCACGGATGTGTGCGTAGCGTTCCCGACCTTGTCGGCGCTGGCGGAAGGGTTTGAGGTGTTTGTGGTGACCGATGCATCGGGCACGTTCAATACCACGGTGCAGCAGGCGGCGTGGAGCCGGATGACGCAAGCCGGGGCACAACTGATGAACTGGTTCTCGGTGGCGTGTGAGTTGCACCGTGACTGGCGCAACGATATCGAAGGCCTGGGAAACCTTTTGTCCCAGCGCATTCCTAACTATCGCAACTTGATGAATGGTTACTCGGCGTTGACGGCGCGTAAGGACTAA
- a CDS encoding aspartate aminotransferase family protein encodes MLELEHCIQRYIQANPNSARQLDWAARVMPGGNTRSVLFYEPFPLVMTGGNGCFLDDLDGHRYVDFLAEYTAALYGHSHPVIIHALSEAMANGLNLSAHTELEARLATLIVERFSCIEQVRFTNSGTEANLLALAAAKAYTGRNGVIAFNGGYHGGVLSFAGTSTAMNVPHRVYLADYNDLESVERLLREHVDISAILVEPMLGAGGCICAEPGFLEGLRERSQAHGSLLIFDEVMTSRLGPGGLQEKLGITPDLITLGKYIGGGMPCGVLGGRRDIMGQFDPRHGSLSHAGTFNNNVLTMAAGIAGLEQVYTREAASDLNARGNKLREQLNQALAPMAMQFTGQGSVMNLHPTGLLIRRPSDIPTERNDLRDLFFFHLLESGIYSARRGLFALSLPLTERELSRLISATQAFVERYGGS; translated from the coding sequence ATGCTTGAGCTGGAACATTGCATTCAACGGTACATCCAGGCCAATCCCAACAGTGCACGTCAACTGGATTGGGCGGCGCGGGTGATGCCAGGGGGTAACACCCGCTCGGTGCTGTTTTACGAGCCGTTTCCGTTGGTGATGACGGGCGGCAATGGGTGCTTTCTCGACGATCTGGACGGGCACCGTTATGTCGACTTTTTGGCCGAATACACGGCGGCGTTGTATGGGCACTCTCATCCGGTGATCATCCATGCGCTGTCAGAAGCGATGGCGAACGGGTTGAACCTGAGCGCACACACAGAACTGGAAGCGCGACTGGCGACGCTGATTGTGGAACGCTTCAGTTGCATTGAGCAGGTGCGCTTTACCAACTCTGGCACCGAGGCGAATCTGCTCGCACTGGCGGCGGCAAAAGCCTACACGGGGCGCAACGGCGTCATCGCGTTCAACGGCGGTTACCATGGTGGCGTGTTGAGTTTTGCCGGGACGAGCACAGCGATGAATGTGCCGCATCGGGTGTACCTGGCTGACTATAACGACCTGGAGAGCGTCGAGCGTTTGCTGCGTGAGCATGTCGACATCTCGGCCATCCTGGTAGAGCCGATGCTCGGTGCAGGCGGGTGTATTTGCGCAGAGCCGGGTTTTCTCGAAGGCCTAAGGGAAAGGAGCCAAGCCCACGGTTCACTGCTGATCTTCGACGAAGTGATGACCTCGCGCCTTGGCCCCGGTGGCCTGCAGGAAAAACTCGGCATCACGCCCGACCTGATCACCCTGGGCAAATACATCGGCGGCGGCATGCCGTGCGGTGTCCTCGGTGGGCGGCGGGACATCATGGGGCAGTTCGACCCGCGTCACGGGAGCCTCTCCCATGCGGGCACGTTCAACAACAATGTGCTGACCATGGCGGCGGGTATCGCCGGATTGGAGCAGGTGTATACCCGCGAAGCCGCATCGGACCTGAATGCTCGAGGCAACAAGCTACGCGAACAGCTCAATCAAGCACTGGCCCCCATGGCGATGCAATTTACCGGACAAGGTTCGGTGATGAATCTGCATCCCACGGGCTTACTCATCCGTCGGCCCTCGGACATTCCAACGGAACGAAACGACCTACGCGACCTGTTCTTCTTTCACCTGCTCGAATCTGGCATCTATAGCGCGCGACGCGGGTTGTTTGCACTGAGCTTGCCACTGACTGAGCGCGAACTAAGCAGGCTGATATCGGCCACACAGGCATTTGTCGAGCGCTACGGAGGAAGCTAA
- a CDS encoding Zn-ribbon domain-containing OB-fold protein: protein MHLTSPHITPESAPFWEAANREQLLLRRCLDTGKPYFYPRDHSPFTGSAHTDWIFASGNATLYSFSYSGRNHETYCIAYVTLDEGPTILSVVQCDEPRQLRIGQRLKVAFAPTPNGQKTPVFTLSP from the coding sequence ATGCACCTGACCTCACCGCACATCACCCCCGAAAGCGCACCGTTCTGGGAGGCCGCCAACCGCGAACAGCTACTGCTGCGCCGCTGCCTCGACACCGGCAAGCCGTATTTCTACCCCCGCGACCACAGCCCGTTTACTGGCAGCGCCCACACCGATTGGATCTTCGCCAGCGGCAACGCCACCTTGTACAGCTTCAGCTACAGCGGGCGGAACCATGAGACGTATTGCATCGCCTACGTAACGCTCGATGAAGGGCCAACAATATTATCGGTTGTCCAGTGCGACGAGCCACGACAGTTGCGCATCGGCCAACGGCTCAAAGTGGCCTTTGCACCGACGCCGAACGGGCAAAAAACACCTGTGTTCACATTGTCTCCTTAG
- a CDS encoding TetR/AcrR family transcriptional regulator C-terminal domain-containing protein, translating to MTSKTANPRGRRKKTAGEDAKSPLNRDTIIAAALALIDRDGLDKCSLRNLANSLGVYPTAIYWYVSSRELLLSEVLANVLQDVAPPPQERWQDYLRAAMVNCHDAVHQHPNIAPLLGSQLVSNSSTDFKLVEGVLAALQQAGFSGPSLVGAYNTFIAALAGFTTLEYAPLPENTEAWQHQVQENLRAVDAEKHPTLAQNMDQLSNRGFSLRWQNGVDAALDESFTFYVDTLLCGLETQALRC from the coding sequence ATGACCAGCAAAACCGCAAACCCTCGGGGCAGGCGCAAGAAGACCGCTGGCGAAGACGCGAAAAGCCCATTGAACAGGGACACCATCATCGCCGCCGCGCTGGCGCTGATCGATCGCGATGGCCTGGACAAATGCAGCCTGCGCAACCTGGCCAACAGCCTTGGGGTGTACCCGACGGCGATCTATTGGTACGTCTCGTCGCGGGAGTTGTTGTTGAGCGAAGTGCTGGCCAACGTCCTGCAAGATGTCGCCCCGCCCCCTCAGGAACGTTGGCAGGACTACCTGCGTGCGGCGATGGTCAACTGCCATGACGCCGTGCACCAGCACCCGAATATCGCGCCGTTGCTGGGGTCGCAATTGGTCTCCAACTCCAGCACTGACTTCAAGTTGGTCGAAGGCGTGTTGGCGGCTCTGCAACAGGCGGGTTTCAGCGGCCCTTCCCTGGTCGGTGCCTACAATACGTTCATTGCCGCGCTTGCCGGTTTCACCACGTTGGAGTACGCGCCATTGCCGGAAAACACCGAGGCATGGCAGCACCAGGTGCAGGAAAACCTGCGTGCCGTCGACGCCGAAAAACACCCCACTCTCGCGCAGAATATGGACCAGTTGAGCAATCGCGGTTTCAGCCTGCGCTGGCAAAACGGGGTGGATGCGGCGCTCGATGAGAGCTTCACGTTTTACGTCGATACCCTCCTCTGCGGCCTGGAAACCCAAGCCTTGCGCTGCTGA
- a CDS encoding acetoacetate--CoA ligase: MATAFDNVVQGQLLWLPFPEHLQHARLTHYLDWLRRERGLRFADYQDLWQWSVDKPEAFWQSIWDHYQVQASSPHQAVLGDRAMPGAQWFPGARLNFAEHILRNEQDGDALLYLNETTGLQGLPWSEFVDQVRRLATYLRESGVVPGDRVVAYLPNIPEAMIALCACACIGAVWASCSPDFGAEGVLDRVRQLSPKVLLAVDGYRYGGRVFDRREQVRHIARELKSIEHVIVLPALFPDDTLMFANAIDWPTLQQRPTVSAADFHCEQLPFDHPLWVLFSSGTTGLPKAIVQSHGGILLEQFKALHLHLDFRPGDAAFIFTTTGWMMWNTLFSALLCGVRPVLYDGHPTWPNIDTLWHILQDSRASFFGTSPTYIDLMKRHDVVPRERFDLGALRTVMPVGSPVSPQCNAWFYRNLKADVWVTTGSGGTDICTGLVSGVPTLAVYAGEIQARALGVDAHAFDEQGRAVIDQVGELVVTSPMPSMPVYFWNDPEDERYRDSYFQPWPGVWRHGDFFLLNARGGCQVLGRSDATLNRFGVRIGTAEIYRALEPIEEIDDALIVNLDLPEGGFFMPLFIQLRSGAVLDEALRQRVCECLRQACTPRHVPDQIIAVPLIPLTLTGKKMEVPVRRILMGHDPQSVANPSAMRDPQALAFFIEYANRRCQS, from the coding sequence GTGGCAACTGCATTCGACAACGTGGTCCAGGGCCAACTGCTCTGGCTGCCCTTCCCTGAACATCTTCAACACGCCCGACTCACGCATTATCTGGATTGGCTGAGGCGCGAGCGCGGGCTCAGGTTTGCCGACTATCAAGACCTGTGGCAGTGGTCGGTCGATAAACCGGAAGCCTTCTGGCAGTCGATCTGGGATCACTATCAGGTGCAGGCCAGCAGCCCCCATCAGGCAGTGCTGGGTGATCGAGCAATGCCCGGTGCGCAGTGGTTTCCCGGCGCACGCTTGAACTTTGCCGAGCATATTCTGCGCAATGAGCAGGACGGCGACGCGCTGCTCTACTTGAATGAAACCACCGGCCTGCAAGGCCTGCCCTGGAGTGAGTTCGTCGACCAGGTGCGCAGGCTGGCGACCTATCTACGTGAGTCGGGCGTCGTGCCGGGTGACCGGGTTGTGGCTTACCTGCCGAACATCCCCGAGGCGATGATCGCGCTGTGTGCCTGTGCTTGCATCGGAGCTGTCTGGGCCAGTTGCTCACCGGATTTCGGCGCGGAGGGCGTGTTGGATCGGGTGCGGCAATTGTCGCCCAAGGTGCTGTTGGCGGTGGATGGGTATCGCTATGGCGGCAGGGTGTTTGACCGACGAGAACAGGTACGACACATCGCCCGCGAGCTGAAGAGTATCGAGCATGTCATTGTGCTGCCAGCGCTGTTTCCCGATGACACGCTGATGTTCGCAAACGCCATCGACTGGCCTACGTTGCAACAACGTCCTACGGTTTCCGCAGCCGACTTCCATTGCGAGCAACTACCTTTCGATCATCCGCTTTGGGTGCTGTTTTCTTCCGGCACGACCGGCTTGCCCAAAGCCATCGTGCAGAGCCATGGCGGCATTCTGCTGGAGCAGTTTAAGGCCCTGCATCTGCACCTGGATTTTCGCCCCGGTGATGCCGCATTCATTTTCACCACCACAGGCTGGATGATGTGGAACACCTTGTTCAGCGCGTTGCTCTGCGGGGTGCGGCCGGTGCTGTACGACGGCCATCCCACTTGGCCGAATATCGATACGCTGTGGCACATTCTGCAAGACAGTCGCGCCAGTTTTTTTGGCACCAGCCCAACCTATATCGACTTGATGAAGCGTCACGACGTGGTGCCTCGAGAGCGCTTTGACCTGGGCGCGCTACGCACTGTCATGCCCGTAGGCTCGCCGGTTTCGCCACAGTGCAACGCCTGGTTTTATCGTAACCTCAAGGCCGATGTGTGGGTGACCACGGGCAGCGGTGGCACGGATATTTGCACGGGACTGGTGAGTGGCGTGCCCACGCTGGCGGTGTATGCCGGGGAGATCCAGGCGCGAGCCTTGGGGGTGGATGCCCATGCGTTTGATGAACAGGGCCGGGCGGTGATTGATCAAGTGGGCGAGTTGGTGGTGACGTCACCGATGCCGTCGATGCCGGTGTATTTCTGGAATGATCCAGAGGATGAGCGTTACCGCGACAGCTATTTCCAACCCTGGCCTGGCGTGTGGCGTCATGGGGATTTTTTCCTGCTCAATGCGCGCGGAGGCTGCCAGGTGCTCGGGCGTTCGGATGCGACGCTGAATCGCTTTGGGGTGCGGATCGGCACTGCTGAGATCTACCGGGCGCTGGAGCCGATAGAGGAAATCGACGATGCACTGATCGTGAATCTGGATCTGCCCGAGGGTGGTTTCTTCATGCCGCTGTTTATCCAACTGCGCTCTGGTGCCGTGCTGGACGAAGCATTGCGCCAACGCGTGTGTGAATGTTTGCGGCAGGCTTGTACGCCCCGGCATGTGCCGGACCAGATCATCGCAGTGCCGCTGATTCCGCTGACGCTTACCGGTAAAAAAATGGAAGTGCCGGTGCGCCGAATCCTGATGGGCCACGATCCGCAAAGCGTCGCCAACCCCAGCGCCATGCGCGACCCACAGGCGCTGGCGTTTTTTATCGAATACGCCAACCGCAGGTGCCAATCATGA
- a CDS encoding thiolase domain-containing protein has translation MKGKAFVVGAYEHPTRHAVDRSLAQLHADVARGALADAGLSLSDVDGYFCAGDVPGWDAPGVGPFSMVEYLGIQPRHLETTESWGSSYLHHVAQATRAIADGLCTVALITQAGRPRAERQRPDTSHLDQPQTTCEAPFEMPYGAAVTNLYAMCAMRHQYEHGTTAEQLAWIKVAASHHAQHNPQAMLRKVVTVEDVLNSPLIAAPLRRLDCCVISDGGGALVVVHPSIARALKRPLITPIGAGYSISHLNGGYFDLLSSGAVKSGADAFAEARLKPGDIRYASLYDSFTITVLIQLENLGFCAPGQGGAFVADGKLISGVGPLAINTDGGGLCNNHPGNRGGMARLIEAVRQLRGEAHPAVQRPDCALALAHGTGGLLGSRHGSATLILERL, from the coding sequence ATGAAGGGCAAAGCCTTTGTTGTCGGCGCTTATGAACATCCCACACGTCATGCGGTGGATCGCTCTCTCGCGCAACTGCATGCGGATGTGGCCCGAGGCGCCTTGGCGGATGCGGGGCTTAGCCTCAGTGATGTGGACGGTTACTTCTGCGCGGGTGACGTACCCGGTTGGGACGCACCCGGTGTAGGACCTTTCTCCATGGTCGAATACCTAGGCATACAACCCCGGCACCTGGAGACTACAGAAAGCTGGGGCTCTTCCTACCTTCATCACGTCGCCCAGGCCACCCGCGCCATTGCCGACGGGCTTTGCACCGTGGCCCTGATCACCCAGGCCGGCCGCCCACGCGCCGAGCGCCAGCGACCGGATACCAGTCACCTCGATCAACCGCAAACCACCTGCGAAGCGCCCTTTGAAATGCCCTACGGCGCCGCCGTTACCAACCTCTACGCGATGTGCGCCATGCGCCATCAGTACGAACACGGCACCACCGCCGAGCAACTGGCCTGGATCAAAGTCGCGGCGTCGCACCACGCCCAACACAATCCTCAGGCGATGTTGCGCAAGGTCGTGACGGTGGAGGATGTGTTGAACTCGCCGCTGATCGCAGCGCCCTTGCGACGGCTGGATTGCTGCGTGATCAGCGATGGCGGTGGCGCGCTGGTGGTGGTGCATCCGTCCATCGCGCGCGCCCTCAAGCGGCCGTTGATTACACCGATTGGCGCCGGTTATTCGATCAGCCATTTGAACGGCGGCTATTTCGACCTGCTGTCTTCCGGTGCGGTGAAGTCGGGTGCCGATGCGTTCGCCGAAGCACGGCTCAAACCCGGGGATATCCGCTACGCCTCGCTGTACGACAGCTTCACCATCACTGTCCTGATCCAGCTGGAAAACCTCGGTTTCTGCGCACCTGGTCAGGGCGGCGCCTTTGTTGCCGACGGCAAATTGATCAGCGGCGTGGGTCCGTTGGCAATCAACACCGACGGCGGTGGGCTGTGCAACAACCATCCTGGCAATCGCGGCGGAATGGCCCGGCTGATAGAAGCGGTGCGGCAACTCCGTGGAGAAGCTCACCCGGCGGTGCAACGGCCCGACTGCGCGCTGGCCCTGGCCCACGGCACCGGGGGTTTGCTGGGCTCACGGCACGGCAGCGCGACGCTTATTCTGGAGCGCCTTTGA
- a CDS encoding amino acid permease encodes MLIAIGGIIGAGLFLGSGKAIATAGPALLLAYALCGGMVYLIARALGELSLYRPSSGSFATYAEEFLGPRVAFITGWSYWMIWILVGVLEVTGIGVLMKYWFPELPQWIPALVTVGVLMVINLFAVKTFGEVEFWLALIKVLTIVGLIGAGLVILLFGLETSAQTTPSVANLWQHGGFFPNGWSGFWFAVPVAAFTFAGIEVVGLVAAETAEPQRTLPRAINSILWRMAIFYLGSTAVIMALYPWNQIDTSQSPFVMVFDSIGLGMAAGLINFVVISALASSCNTGLFATSRMLFALSHIQQAPRQLRVLSPRQVPARCLMVSTAILLVGVLLNYLIPERIFSLLITGILGLLIWVWVVIITAHMAYRRKVQRNGLEQVHYRLPWPKVSSVLVLGYLGVLTVLVIRDPETRAAFYVAAAWFGLLMLVYPKRAALKKGVGDAWNA; translated from the coding sequence ATGTTGATCGCAATCGGCGGAATTATCGGGGCCGGTTTGTTTTTGGGGTCGGGCAAGGCGATTGCCACGGCGGGGCCGGCGTTGTTGCTGGCGTATGCGTTGTGTGGGGGGATGGTTTATCTGATTGCGCGGGCGCTGGGGGAGTTGTCGTTGTATCGGCCCAGCAGTGGGTCGTTTGCGACCTATGCGGAAGAGTTTTTGGGGCCGCGAGTGGCGTTTATCACGGGGTGGTCGTATTGGATGATCTGGATTCTGGTGGGGGTGCTGGAGGTGACCGGGATCGGGGTGTTGATGAAGTATTGGTTTCCGGAGTTGCCGCAGTGGATTCCGGCCTTGGTCACTGTAGGCGTGTTGATGGTGATCAATCTGTTTGCGGTGAAGACCTTCGGCGAGGTGGAGTTCTGGCTGGCGTTGATCAAGGTGTTGACGATTGTCGGGCTGATTGGGGCGGGGTTGGTGATTCTGCTGTTTGGGCTGGAGACGTCGGCGCAGACGACACCCTCGGTAGCCAATCTCTGGCAGCACGGTGGGTTTTTTCCGAATGGCTGGAGTGGGTTTTGGTTTGCGGTGCCTGTCGCCGCTTTTACCTTTGCCGGGATTGAGGTGGTCGGTCTGGTCGCGGCGGAAACGGCGGAGCCGCAGCGCACGTTGCCACGGGCGATCAATAGCATTTTGTGGCGCATGGCGATTTTTTACCTGGGGTCGACGGCGGTGATCATGGCGCTGTATCCGTGGAATCAGATCGACACGTCGCAAAGCCCGTTTGTGATGGTGTTCGACAGTATCGGGCTGGGGATGGCGGCTGGGCTGATCAATTTTGTGGTGATCAGCGCGTTGGCGTCTTCCTGTAATACCGGGCTGTTTGCCACCAGCCGAATGTTATTTGCACTGTCACATATTCAGCAGGCGCCGCGTCAGTTGCGGGTGTTGAGCCCGCGCCAGGTACCGGCTCGGTGCTTGATGGTGTCCACTGCGATTTTGCTGGTGGGGGTGCTGCTTAACTACCTGATTCCGGAGCGCATTTTCAGCCTGTTGATCACCGGCATTCTGGGCCTGTTGATTTGGGTATGGGTGGTGATTATCACCGCGCATATGGCTTATCGCCGCAAGGTGCAGCGCAATGGCTTGGAGCAGGTGCATTACCGTTTGCCCTGGCCCAAGGTCAGCAGTGTCTTGGTGCTGGGTTACCTGGGTGTGCTGACGGTGTTGGTGATCCGCGACCCGGAAACGCGGGCGGCGTTTTATGTTGCGGCGGCGTGGTTCGGGTTGTTGATGCTGGTGTATCCGAAACGTGCGGCGCTGAAGAAGGGGGTGGGTGATGCCTGGAATGCTTGA